From Deinococcus aestuarii, one genomic window encodes:
- a CDS encoding AAA family ATPase, which yields MTRAVPSAPSPSAGSAPPGSAGAVTSALDALDRVILGKSGQVRLALACLLARGHLLIEDQPGVGKTTLAHALARVLGLEFRRVQFTADLLPADLLGVSIWDAREGAFRYQPGPVFSQVLLADEINRATPKTQGALLEAMEERQVSEGGVTRPLPEPFFVIATQNPSAFVGTSPLPEAQLDRFLLTVTLGYPDPRAERTLLETGGRAGAVRDLPAMLGLEALLAAQREVDGVYAAPPLLDYLQLLARATRGHPALAAGLSPRALLGLLGAARAWAFLAGRRMVLPEDVQAVFPALGAHRLPPRDPGARVGDVLARVLADTPIP from the coding sequence ATGACGCGCGCCGTGCCCTCCGCCCCCTCCCCGAGCGCCGGGAGCGCCCCGCCGGGGAGCGCGGGGGCCGTGACTTCAGCCCTGGACGCGCTCGACCGGGTGATCCTCGGGAAGTCCGGGCAGGTCCGCCTCGCCCTGGCGTGCCTGCTCGCGCGCGGTCACCTGCTCATCGAGGACCAGCCGGGGGTGGGCAAAACCACGCTCGCGCACGCGCTGGCCCGCGTCCTGGGGCTGGAGTTCCGGCGGGTGCAGTTCACCGCCGACCTGCTGCCCGCCGACCTCCTCGGCGTGAGCATCTGGGACGCGCGGGAGGGGGCCTTCCGCTACCAGCCCGGCCCGGTCTTCTCACAGGTGCTCCTCGCCGACGAGATCAACCGCGCGACCCCCAAGACGCAGGGCGCCCTGCTGGAGGCGATGGAGGAGCGTCAGGTCAGCGAGGGCGGGGTGACCAGACCCCTCCCCGAGCCCTTCTTCGTGATCGCCACCCAGAACCCTTCCGCCTTCGTGGGCACCTCGCCGCTGCCGGAAGCGCAGCTCGACCGCTTCCTCCTCACCGTCACGCTGGGCTACCCCGACCCCCGCGCCGAGCGCACCCTGCTGGAGACGGGGGGCCGGGCGGGGGCCGTGCGTGACCTCCCCGCCATGCTGGGCCTCGAGGCCCTGCTCGCCGCCCAGCGCGAGGTGGACGGGGTGTACGCCGCGCCCCCGCTCCTCGACTACCTGCAACTGCTCGCCCGCGCGACCCGGGGTCACCCCGCGCTCGCCGCCGGGCTCAGCCCCCGCGCCCTGCTGGGCCTGCTCGGGGCCGCCCGCGCCTGGGCCTTTCTGGCGGGGCGGCGGATGGTCCTCCCCGAGGACGTGCAGGCCGTGTTCCCGGCCCTCGGCGCCCACCGTCTGCCGCCCCGCGACCCCGGCGCCCGGGTGGGGGACGTGCTCGCCCGCGTCCTCGCCGACACGCCGATTCCCTGA
- a CDS encoding DUF485 domain-containing protein produces MTVSRLQSGSPLVRNAAYARLVAERNRFTVIMTVTFLVLYFMLPILAGYNKPLMATKVFGNVTFGYVFAFLEFAMGWIMAAIYVVKARTFDRLALEARG; encoded by the coding sequence ATGACCGTATCCCGTTTGCAGTCCGGCTCGCCGCTCGTCCGCAACGCCGCCTACGCGCGGCTGGTGGCCGAGCGCAACCGCTTTACCGTGATCATGACGGTCACGTTTCTGGTGCTGTACTTCATGCTGCCCATCCTGGCGGGGTACAACAAGCCGCTGATGGCGACGAAGGTATTCGGGAACGTGACCTTCGGGTACGTGTTCGCCTTTCTGGAGTTCGCGATGGGCTGGATCATGGCCGCGATCTATGTGGTCAAAGCCCGCACCTTCGACCGCCTGGCGCTGGAGGCCCGGGGATGA
- a CDS encoding TetR/AcrR family transcriptional regulator, with the protein MDSSSLRERQKERRRARIYNVALELFKRGGFQATTATDIAKASNVSRGTFFNYYPYKEAVLLDYGSEVMDRLRDQAEARLSEGTPPLTVLYEIWDQLAEENGRERDLFPPLAYEVMNPNPERARTAYQALPLSKVIELILRPLHQAGQIRTDMSLQRISNLIADTYLMVALRWSAYGTDRTLQEETRLALSLLLEGALRREPTGRTS; encoded by the coding sequence ATGGATTCTTCCTCACTCCGGGAGCGTCAGAAGGAGCGCCGCCGCGCGCGGATCTACAACGTCGCCCTGGAGTTGTTCAAGCGGGGGGGGTTTCAGGCGACGACGGCGACCGACATCGCCAAGGCGAGCAACGTGTCGCGCGGGACGTTTTTCAACTACTACCCCTACAAGGAGGCGGTGCTCCTCGACTACGGCAGCGAGGTCATGGACCGCCTGCGCGACCAGGCCGAGGCCCGGCTCTCGGAGGGCACGCCGCCCCTGACCGTCCTGTACGAGATCTGGGACCAGCTTGCCGAGGAAAACGGGCGGGAGCGCGACCTCTTTCCGCCGCTGGCGTACGAGGTGATGAATCCCAACCCGGAACGGGCCAGGACCGCGTACCAGGCGCTGCCGCTGAGCAAGGTGATCGAGCTGATCTTGCGGCCGCTGCACCAGGCCGGGCAGATTCGCACCGACATGAGCCTCCAGCGCATCAGCAACCTGATCGCCGACACGTACCTGATGGTCGCCCTGCGCTGGAGCGCGTACGGCACCGACCGCACCTTGCAGGAGGAGACGCGGCTGGCCCTCAGCCTGCTGCTGGAGGGGGCGCTGCGGCGCGAGCCCACGGGGCGGACGAGCTAG
- a CDS encoding transglutaminaseTgpA domain-containing protein yields the protein MGEPRASGEGGVGPAGRLRPTRLGLAFLGLILLTLVGCINYALSLGYAVTFLLGGVWVVTATQASRAGRALGGTLTPPPEAVAGTTVPFTATLTSAGPDCAAALRVGGRGTPEARAHVPAGGRVTVSLPVPAPVRGRLVLPRPRVVALDPLGLWEVTRPLPRPDGPVVFPFPEAGAPLPPSRLAAGEGEGGRRAPGHEDFSGLRAYVPGDSPRQVSWRHAARTGALLTRETDTPATSARVFDWADTAALGDTEARLSRLAAWVGAARREDLPFGLTLPGAALPVGRGEAHARAARTALALHPPIPPVPAKGRRAGAGVPLPGGPLRLTLFALAVALAPAVLRQPGWVTLLMAGVLGYSAARTLPRWRGRLIAPPAPLLALAAVGSAALLQSGYGTLLGRDAGTAFLALLVALKAAETRTVRDARLLALLGVFVTLTHFFFGQGPLAAAHAVLSVLLLLAALGGWTLPPAGASPSPLRVAASLGLRATPLTLALFLLFPRPDGPLWQLPVQAGAQTGLADRISAGEFGSLAQSRAVAFRADFGGALPPPDERYWRGPVYEAYDGVNWTQVRLRGPSPSVEVGGPTLAYTLTLEPGARPWLPALDVPTVLPPGTFLTNAFQAVTPRPPATRTRYAFQSRAARLGVAENSERLEFDLRLPTGESPRARALASRWQALPPEARVEAGLGFLRAGGFTYTLDPPTLPEQDRVDAFLFGTRRGFCEHYASAFAFLMRAAGLPARIVGGYQGGEVNPLSGSLIVRAQDAHAWTEVWLPARGWVRVDPTAAVAPARVSAGLATALTSPTARAAPPPTPLRRAALHLDALQTRWNAWVAGYDGARQRSLLDRVGAGRVGGMPYLALAGGLLALALLPALLTRRPRLADPAARLLDDLARRLRLPRAPGETAGAYAARASLERPTQADAIRIAVHAYHAARYAPGSGSAALGELRAAVRRVRR from the coding sequence GTGGGTGAACCTCGCGCTTCGGGTGAAGGCGGCGTGGGTCCGGCGGGCCGATTGCGCCCCACCCGGCTGGGCCTCGCCTTCCTGGGGCTGATCCTGCTCACGCTGGTGGGCTGCATCAACTACGCCCTCAGCCTGGGCTACGCCGTGACGTTCCTCCTCGGCGGGGTGTGGGTGGTCACGGCCACGCAGGCGAGCCGCGCGGGCCGGGCGCTGGGCGGAACCTTGACGCCTCCTCCCGAGGCCGTCGCCGGGACGACGGTGCCCTTCACGGCCACGCTGACGAGCGCGGGGCCTGACTGCGCGGCGGCGCTGCGGGTCGGCGGGCGGGGCACGCCGGAGGCCCGGGCGCACGTCCCGGCGGGGGGGCGGGTGACCGTCTCCCTCCCCGTGCCCGCCCCGGTGCGTGGTCGGCTTGTCCTCCCGCGGCCCCGGGTGGTCGCCCTCGACCCCCTCGGGCTGTGGGAGGTCACCCGCCCGCTGCCGAGGCCGGATGGGCCCGTCGTGTTTCCCTTCCCGGAGGCGGGCGCTCCTCTGCCCCCTTCACGTCTGGCCGCCGGGGAAGGGGAGGGCGGACGCCGCGCACCCGGCCACGAGGACTTCAGCGGCCTGCGCGCCTACGTCCCCGGCGACTCGCCCCGGCAGGTGTCGTGGCGGCACGCGGCCCGCACGGGCGCCCTCCTCACCCGCGAGACGGACACGCCCGCCACGTCGGCGCGGGTGTTCGACTGGGCCGACACGGCGGCGCTGGGCGACACGGAGGCCCGGCTCTCGCGCCTCGCGGCGTGGGTGGGAGCGGCCCGTCGGGAGGACCTCCCCTTCGGGCTGACGCTGCCCGGCGCGGCCCTGCCCGTCGGCCGGGGGGAGGCGCACGCGCGGGCGGCGCGGACGGCCCTGGCCCTGCATCCGCCGATCCCACCCGTTCCCGCGAAGGGACGGCGGGCCGGAGCCGGGGTTCCCCTGCCGGGCGGGCCGCTGCGGCTCACCCTGTTCGCCCTCGCGGTAGCCCTCGCGCCCGCCGTCCTGCGGCAGCCGGGGTGGGTCACGCTGCTGATGGCGGGGGTGCTGGGCTACAGCGCGGCGCGCACCCTGCCCCGCTGGCGCGGCCGATTGATCGCGCCGCCCGCCCCGCTGCTCGCCCTCGCGGCGGTGGGGTCGGCGGCCCTGCTTCAGAGCGGGTACGGAACCCTGCTCGGGCGGGACGCGGGCACGGCGTTCCTGGCCCTGCTCGTCGCGCTCAAGGCGGCGGAGACCCGCACGGTGAGGGACGCGCGGCTCCTCGCCCTCCTCGGCGTGTTCGTCACGCTGACCCACTTCTTCTTCGGGCAGGGTCCCCTTGCGGCGGCGCACGCGGTCCTGAGCGTGCTGCTGCTCCTCGCGGCGCTGGGCGGCTGGACGCTGCCCCCCGCCGGGGCGTCCCCTTCCCCCCTGCGCGTGGCGGCCAGCCTCGGCCTGCGGGCCACGCCGCTGACCCTGGCCCTCTTCCTGCTCTTTCCCCGCCCCGACGGTCCCCTGTGGCAGCTTCCGGTGCAGGCGGGCGCCCAGACCGGCCTCGCCGACCGGATCAGCGCGGGCGAGTTCGGCTCGCTCGCCCAGAGCCGCGCGGTCGCCTTCCGGGCGGACTTCGGGGGCGCCCTGCCCCCGCCCGACGAGCGCTACTGGCGCGGCCCCGTCTACGAGGCCTACGACGGGGTGAACTGGACCCAGGTCCGGCTGCGCGGCCCTTCCCCCAGCGTGGAGGTGGGCGGGCCCACCCTGGCGTACACCCTCACCCTGGAACCCGGCGCCCGGCCCTGGCTCCCCGCGCTCGACGTGCCCACCGTCCTGCCGCCGGGGACGTTCCTGACGAACGCCTTCCAGGCCGTCACGCCCCGCCCCCCGGCGACCCGCACCCGCTACGCCTTCCAGAGCCGCGCCGCGCGCCTGGGGGTGGCCGAGAACTCGGAGCGGCTGGAATTCGACCTGCGGCTGCCGACCGGGGAGAGCCCACGCGCCCGCGCCCTCGCGTCCCGCTGGCAGGCGTTGCCTCCTGAGGCCCGGGTGGAGGCCGGGCTGGGATTCCTGCGCGCGGGCGGCTTCACCTACACCCTCGACCCCCCCACCCTGCCGGAGCAGGACCGGGTGGACGCCTTCCTCTTCGGCACCCGGCGGGGTTTTTGCGAGCACTACGCCTCGGCCTTCGCGTTCCTGATGCGGGCGGCGGGGCTGCCCGCCCGGATCGTGGGCGGCTACCAGGGCGGCGAGGTCAACCCGCTCAGCGGCTCCCTGATCGTGCGGGCGCAAGACGCCCACGCCTGGACCGAGGTGTGGCTGCCTGCTCGTGGCTGGGTGCGGGTGGACCCCACCGCCGCCGTCGCCCCCGCCCGGGTGAGCGCCGGGCTCGCCACCGCCCTGACCTCGCCCACCGCCCGCGCCGCGCCCCCGCCGACGCCCCTGCGCCGAGCCGCGCTGCATCTCGACGCCCTGCAAACCCGCTGGAACGCCTGGGTCGCCGGGTACGACGGGGCCCGGCAACGCAGTCTCCTGGACCGCGTGGGGGCCGGGCGGGTCGGCGGGATGCCCTACCTGGCCCTCGCCGGTGGGCTCCTCGCGCTCGCCCTGCTGCCCGCCCTGCTGACCCGGCGCCCCCGCCTCGCCGACCCCGCCGCCCGGCTCCTCGACGACCTCGCCCGCCGCCTGCGGTTGCCGCGTGCGCCGGGTGAGACGGCGGGCGCGTACGCCGCGCGGGCCAGCCTGGAGCGGCCTACCCAGGCCGACGCTATCCGAATCGCCGTTCACGCCTACCACGCGGCGCGCTACGCCCCCGGCTCCGGGTCGGCGGCCCTGGGCGAGCTGCGCGCGGCGGTGCGGCGGGTGCGGCGCTGA
- a CDS encoding GntR family transcriptional regulator, which produces MAKYPLIKTTLKDRLLGGHYPEGLPLPSEPQLAREFEVSRMTARRAIDELEREGYVYRVQGAGTFPTGKRFRQGMFRVRPFKEWARHPEHRTTVLRAMQIDATPEIAIVLQLQPGDPVIFVHRLRTAGDESLVIEKRYINARLAPGLMEHNLGAESVHEVMVSMGVPLTRVEQNLEAVNLRQEEADLLRVPLGTAAFLLRRTTYSGPKRVSYVNYWVRGDRYAFQDSFEP; this is translated from the coding sequence ATGGCGAAGTACCCGCTGATCAAGACCACCCTGAAAGACCGGCTGCTGGGTGGGCACTACCCGGAGGGGCTGCCCCTTCCCAGCGAGCCGCAACTCGCGCGCGAATTCGAGGTCTCGCGCATGACGGCCCGGCGCGCCATCGACGAACTCGAACGCGAGGGGTACGTCTACCGGGTGCAGGGGGCGGGCACCTTCCCGACCGGCAAACGCTTTCGCCAGGGCATGTTCCGGGTGCGGCCCTTCAAGGAGTGGGCCCGGCACCCCGAGCACCGCACGACCGTCTTGCGCGCCATGCAGATCGACGCCACCCCCGAGATCGCCATCGTCCTCCAGCTTCAGCCCGGCGACCCGGTGATCTTCGTCCACCGCCTGCGCACGGCGGGCGACGAGTCCCTCGTGATCGAAAAGCGCTACATCAACGCCCGCCTCGCCCCCGGCCTGATGGAGCACAACCTCGGCGCCGAGAGCGTCCACGAGGTCATGGTCTCGATGGGCGTGCCCCTCACCCGCGTCGAGCAGAACCTGGAGGCCGTCAACCTCCGCCAGGAGGAGGCCGACCTGCTGCGCGTGCCGCTGGGCACCGCCGCCTTCCTCCTGAGACGCACGACCTACAGCGGTCCCAAGCGCGTCTCCTACGTCAATTACTGGGTGCGGGGCGACCGGTACGCGTTTCAGGACAGCTTCGAGCCGTAG
- the moaA gene encoding GTP 3',8-cyclase MoaA, which yields MLLDRLNRPLRDLRVSVTDRCNLRCTYCMPAEVFGPGYAFLPRTELLSFEEIERLSRVFVELGVRKLRITGGEPLLRRDLPELIGRLTRLEGVEDVALTTNGLLLPRLAADLKAAGLKRVTVSIDSLDPEVFGRMNGLGVHPQRVLDGIEAALAAGLGVKVNTVVQRGVNDEGLRKLWLALREGAVVRFIEFMDVGNHNGWNMESVVPSREVLARLSADGTGAEFRPVNPNYRGEVAERHVDEGGHEVGLISSVTAPFCGDCSRARLSAVGVLYTCLFAGAGTDLRAPLRAGAGDDGLRDLIAGVWRERRDRYSEERGEATPAGEKGPARKIEMSHIGG from the coding sequence ATGCTCCTCGACCGGCTGAATCGGCCCCTGCGTGACCTGCGCGTCAGCGTGACCGACCGCTGCAACCTGCGCTGCACGTACTGTATGCCCGCCGAGGTCTTCGGCCCGGGCTATGCCTTTTTGCCCAGGACCGAGCTGCTGAGCTTCGAGGAGATCGAGCGTTTGAGCCGGGTCTTCGTGGAGCTGGGCGTGCGCAAGCTGCGGATCACCGGGGGCGAACCTCTCCTCAGGCGCGACCTGCCGGAGCTGATCGGGCGGCTGACCCGCCTGGAGGGGGTGGAGGACGTGGCCCTCACCACCAACGGGCTGCTGCTCCCCCGCCTCGCCGCCGACCTCAAGGCGGCGGGCCTGAAGCGGGTCACGGTCAGCATCGACAGCCTCGACCCGGAGGTGTTCGGGCGCATGAACGGGCTCGGCGTCCACCCACAGCGGGTGCTCGACGGCATCGAGGCGGCGCTGGCGGCGGGCCTAGGCGTGAAGGTGAATACGGTCGTGCAGCGCGGGGTGAACGACGAGGGGCTGCGGAAGCTCTGGCTGGCCCTGCGCGAGGGGGCGGTCGTGCGCTTCATCGAGTTCATGGACGTGGGCAACCACAACGGGTGGAACATGGAGTCGGTGGTGCCCTCGCGCGAGGTGCTGGCCCGCCTGAGTGCGGACGGCACAGGGGCGGAATTCCGGCCCGTGAATCCCAACTACCGGGGCGAGGTCGCCGAGCGGCACGTGGATGAGGGCGGACACGAGGTCGGGCTGATCTCCTCGGTCACGGCCCCCTTCTGCGGGGACTGCTCGCGGGCGCGGCTCTCGGCGGTCGGCGTGCTGTACACCTGCCTCTTCGCGGGCGCGGGCACCGACTTGCGTGCGCCCCTGCGTGCGGGCGCGGGCGACGACGGGCTGCGCGACCTGATCGCGGGCGTGTGGCGTGAGCGCCGCGACCGCTACAGCGAGGAACGCGGCGAGGCCACCCCTGCCGGGGAGAAGGGCCCCGCACGCAAGATCGAGATGTCGCACATCGGGGGCTGA
- a CDS encoding ATP cone domain-containing protein: MTQPELTVGSPRHHWPFSRGLVVESLVNAGASAPTAAAVARRVEGQLRFSKRSPVSPGELQALMVEVARDVAGDEVARAAERQTPAFVDILVRAKKGTLPFSRGVLARTLEDTGLSPRDAYAVASAVDVELRQSGVRDLGVEALDALTERTLAERYGEHLRLTYRFLKRNRGRLGVVSAGGGTPSPFSKGILVQSLLAAGVAPDVARKVARVTQRDLRGSEDRVVTRRAIREKVEALLRDEVGPDVSARYRLLRVIRRPPRPLVVLLGGVSGTGKSYLAAEIAYRLGITRVVSTDSIRQVMRAMVSPALVPTLHASTFNAWEALIPPGEPRPEHPTEGALLAGFRDQVGQVNVGLGAVVRRSVEEGASVVLEGVHLVPGYLRAEAYAGAIVVPMLVVLRGEDEHRRHFESRDRETAASRPLHRYMTYFREIRTMQRFLEDLAAREDVPLLDALTLDESADQAVDVVLRRVMAALTPVERAALLGDEDKAAGR, from the coding sequence TTGACGCAGCCCGAACTCACCGTCGGTTCCCCCCGCCACCACTGGCCCTTCAGCCGGGGGCTGGTGGTGGAGTCGCTGGTGAACGCGGGGGCGAGTGCGCCCACGGCGGCGGCGGTGGCGCGGCGGGTGGAAGGGCAGCTCCGCTTTTCAAAGCGGTCACCGGTCAGCCCCGGGGAATTGCAGGCCCTGATGGTCGAGGTGGCGCGCGACGTGGCGGGCGACGAGGTGGCGCGCGCCGCCGAGCGGCAGACCCCGGCCTTCGTGGACATCCTGGTGAGGGCCAAGAAGGGCACGCTCCCCTTCAGCCGGGGGGTGCTCGCCCGCACGCTGGAGGACACCGGCCTCTCGCCGCGTGACGCCTACGCGGTGGCGAGCGCGGTGGACGTGGAGTTGCGGCAGTCGGGCGTGCGCGACCTCGGGGTGGAGGCCCTCGACGCCCTCACCGAGCGGACCCTCGCCGAGCGGTACGGGGAGCACCTGCGGCTGACGTACCGCTTCCTCAAGCGCAACCGCGGAAGGCTCGGCGTGGTGAGCGCGGGGGGGGGCACGCCGAGCCCCTTCAGCAAGGGCATCCTGGTGCAGTCGCTCCTGGCGGCGGGGGTGGCGCCCGACGTGGCGCGCAAGGTGGCCCGCGTGACCCAGCGCGACCTGCGCGGCAGCGAGGACCGGGTGGTGACCCGCCGCGCCATCCGCGAGAAGGTGGAAGCCCTGCTGCGCGACGAGGTGGGGCCGGACGTGAGCGCGCGCTACCGCCTGCTGCGGGTGATCCGCCGCCCGCCCCGGCCCCTGGTCGTGCTGCTGGGCGGCGTGAGCGGCACGGGCAAGAGCTACCTCGCCGCCGAGATCGCGTACCGGCTGGGGATCACGCGGGTGGTGAGCACCGACTCGATCCGTCAGGTCATGCGGGCGATGGTCTCCCCCGCCCTGGTGCCCACCCTGCACGCGAGCACCTTCAACGCCTGGGAGGCGCTGATCCCGCCCGGCGAGCCCCGGCCCGAACACCCCACCGAGGGGGCGCTGCTGGCGGGCTTCCGCGATCAGGTCGGGCAGGTGAACGTGGGGCTGGGGGCGGTGGTGCGCCGCTCGGTCGAGGAGGGCGCGAGCGTGGTGCTGGAGGGGGTCCACCTCGTGCCCGGCTACCTGCGGGCGGAGGCCTACGCGGGGGCCATCGTCGTGCCCATGCTCGTGGTGTTGCGAGGCGAGGACGAGCACCGCCGCCACTTCGAGTCGCGCGACCGGGAGACGGCGGCGAGTCGGCCCCTGCACCGCTACATGACCTACTTCCGCGAGATTCGCACCATGCAGCGTTTTCTGGAGGACCTCGCCGCCCGCGAGGACGTGCCCCTGCTCGACGCCCTGACCCTCGACGAGAGCGCCGATCAGGCCGTGGACGTGGTGCTGCGGCGGGTGATGGCGGCGCTGACCCCGGTCGAGCGCGCGGCCCTGCTGGGCGATGAGGACAAGGCGGCGGGACGGTAG
- a CDS encoding VOC family protein produces the protein MTALRLDHVAIATPDLDSGGAPYLALGLTPEGPDEEVTSQGVIVRAFVVGESLVELLAPTRPDSPVAVFLERRGPGLHHTAYRVADLEAEMERLRGAGARFLSDAPTPGRAGTRVAFLHPKWGAGTLIELVEHPAGGHGGQGG, from the coding sequence ATGACCGCCCTGCGCCTCGATCACGTCGCCATCGCCACGCCCGACCTCGACTCGGGGGGCGCCCCCTACCTCGCCCTGGGCCTGACTCCCGAGGGTCCCGACGAGGAGGTCACCTCCCAGGGGGTGATCGTGCGCGCCTTCGTGGTGGGGGAGAGCCTGGTGGAACTCCTCGCGCCCACCCGCCCGGACAGCCCGGTGGCCGTCTTCCTGGAGCGGCGCGGGCCGGGGCTGCACCACACCGCCTACCGCGTGGCGGACCTGGAGGCCGAGATGGAAAGACTGCGGGGGGCGGGCGCCCGCTTCCTCTCGGACGCGCCGACGCCGGGCCGGGCAGGGACGCGGGTGGCCTTTCTCCACCCGAAGTGGGGGGCGGGCACCCTGATCGAACTCGTCGAGCATCCCGCCGGGGGGCACGGGGGGCAGGGAGGGTGA
- a CDS encoding VanZ family protein, which produces MGAIWWLSSSPDTPGPPLPHPRDWAAHFTAYLALSFCLARATGRRGLALVVAAWFGALDEVHQAFVPGREAGPTDWVFDVLGAWVGAWLALRGRGRERPAPVPVLSDPSR; this is translated from the coding sequence ATGGGCGCGATCTGGTGGCTCAGCTCGTCGCCCGACACGCCCGGCCCGCCCCTGCCGCACCCGCGCGACTGGGCGGCGCACTTCACGGCGTACCTGGCGCTGAGTTTTTGCCTCGCCCGGGCGACGGGGCGGCGCGGGCTCGCCCTGGTGGTCGCCGCGTGGTTCGGGGCGCTCGACGAGGTTCACCAGGCCTTCGTGCCGGGCCGCGAGGCGGGGCCCACCGACTGGGTGTTCGACGTGCTGGGCGCGTGGGTGGGGGCGTGGCTGGCCCTGCGCGGGCGGGGGAGGGAACGCCCCGCCCCTGTCCCAGTTCTGTCAGACCCCTCCCGTTAG
- a CDS encoding solute symporter family protein, giving the protein MTFLLAALIVAVTLGITFWASKRNTSASDFYVAGGRISAPQNGIAIAGDYMSAASFLGITGLIALNGYDGFMYSVGWFIAYLTVLFIVAEPLRNLGKYTLADMLVYRLKDQRVRTYAAISTIVVSTFYMIAQVVGAGSLISLLSGGVIGASLAIPLVGVLMIIYVVVGGMLATTWVQIIKAVLLMFATIVMTVLILNRFGWSFSNLLGVVEQRNGAAFLGAGVKYTNPIDLISLCLALVLGTAGLPHILVRFYTVPTAQDARKSVVWAMVLIGAFYVMTAFMGNAANVLVGRETIVRENAAGNMAAPLLAQSLFGGAGTVGGEFGLAFVTAVAFATILAVVAGLTIAASTSFTHDIYKGVIRGGQATEREEFRVARLATVGVGVIAILLGLAAQTQNVAFLVALAFAIAASSNLPVILFTLFWRRFNATGAIWGIVGGILTCLALIAVSPNIRGIDPPTKTTGRHLVQAAPIFPLENPGIVSIPAGFLFAVLGTMVGAARRNEGAEQAFEEMQFRAYTGAGVDGTVAAHD; this is encoded by the coding sequence ATGACCTTCCTCCTCGCGGCCCTCATCGTCGCCGTCACCCTGGGGATCACCTTCTGGGCGAGCAAACGGAACACCAGCGCCTCGGACTTCTACGTGGCGGGCGGGCGGATCAGCGCCCCGCAAAACGGCATCGCCATCGCCGGGGACTACATGAGCGCGGCGAGCTTCCTGGGTATCACCGGCCTGATCGCCCTGAACGGCTACGACGGCTTCATGTACTCGGTGGGGTGGTTCATCGCCTACCTGACCGTGCTCTTCATCGTGGCCGAGCCCCTGCGCAACCTCGGCAAGTACACGCTCGCCGACATGCTCGTCTACCGCCTGAAAGACCAGCGGGTGCGGACCTACGCGGCGATCAGCACCATCGTCGTGAGCACCTTTTACATGATCGCGCAGGTCGTCGGTGCCGGGTCGCTCATCAGCCTGCTCTCGGGCGGCGTGATCGGGGCCAGCCTCGCCATCCCGCTCGTCGGCGTGCTGATGATCATCTACGTGGTGGTGGGCGGGATGCTCGCCACGACCTGGGTGCAGATCATCAAGGCCGTGCTGCTGATGTTCGCCACCATCGTGATGACGGTCCTGATCCTGAACCGCTTCGGCTGGAGCTTTTCCAACCTGCTGGGCGTGGTCGAGCAGCGCAACGGCGCGGCGTTCCTGGGCGCGGGCGTGAAGTACACTAACCCCATCGACCTGATCTCGCTGTGCCTCGCGCTGGTGCTGGGCACCGCCGGGCTGCCGCACATCCTGGTGCGCTTCTACACCGTGCCCACCGCGCAGGACGCCCGCAAGAGCGTGGTGTGGGCGATGGTATTGATCGGCGCCTTCTACGTGATGACGGCCTTCATGGGCAACGCGGCGAACGTGCTCGTCGGGCGGGAGACTATCGTCCGGGAGAACGCGGCGGGCAACATGGCCGCACCCCTGCTCGCGCAGTCCCTCTTCGGCGGGGCGGGCACGGTGGGCGGCGAGTTCGGCCTCGCCTTCGTGACCGCCGTGGCCTTTGCGACCATCCTGGCGGTCGTGGCGGGGCTGACCATCGCGGCGAGCACGTCCTTTACCCACGACATCTACAAGGGCGTGATCCGGGGGGGGCAGGCGACCGAGCGCGAGGAATTTCGGGTGGCCCGCCTCGCCACCGTCGGCGTCGGCGTAATCGCCATCCTGCTCGGCCTCGCGGCCCAGACGCAGAACGTGGCCTTTCTGGTGGCGCTCGCGTTCGCCATCGCGGCGAGTTCCAACCTGCCGGTGATCCTCTTCACCCTCTTCTGGCGGAGATTTAACGCCACGGGCGCGATCTGGGGCATCGTGGGCGGCATCCTGACCTGCCTCGCCTTGATCGCCGTGAGCCCCAACATCCGGGGCATCGACCCGCCCACGAAGACCACGGGCCGCCACCTCGTCCAGGCCGCCCCGATCTTCCCGCTGGAAAACCCCGGCATCGTCTCCATCCCCGCCGGATTCCTCTTCGCCGTCCTGGGGACGATGGTGGGGGCCGCCCGCCGCAACGAGGGCGCGGAGCAGGCCTTCGAGGAGATGCAGTTCCGCGCCTACACCGGGGCGGGCGTGGACGGGACGGTCGCGGCGCACGACTGA